ACAAAACCTTTGAACACTACGCCGACATCGATTCCCACGATATCTCCTTCTTCGAGAACCCGAGGCCCGGGGATACCGTGCACAATTTCTTCATTCACCGATGAACATATTGCAGCAGGGTAAGGCGTCTGATTCCGCATGCGATACCCCTTGAATGCCGCAACAGCCTTTGCTTGCTCGATCATCTTGGTTGCAATATCATCAAGTTCCCCAGTAGTAGTGCCGGGACGTATCGCCTCTCCAATAGCCTGGAGAATCTCTGCAACGATGCGATTCGGTTCCCGCATCGTTTCGACTTCCTTGCGTGTTTTCAAAATTATCATACCAGATTTCATCGCTCTGCCATTCAGTACATGTTTCGTGCAAGCATATCAGAATTTTTCCATCACGTAACTAGAACCCGTTCCGATTTTCGGCTCGAAGAGTCTCATCGCTGCCGATGAGTAAAGACTTCTCACTGGCAGTCCCGATTACTTAAAGGTAATCACTGCCATACCGCAATGAACCATGCCTATTCGTCTATAAATGGCAGCCGGGTTTCCAATTCCTGTATTCTGCGGATGAACTCTCTGATGGCAGCTTCCACTTCTTCCGACATCAAATGGATATCCTCATCCTGAGATGTCTCTCTCTGCATTTCGGTTGCTTCTTCCATAGCTGTGACCACTTCTTAGATTGTTTATCAACCAATAACTGTATCATTGCGTATTATTACACAAAACCTTATCTTATTCAACCCTTATTCGTAACCCATTGAGGTATCAGTGAAAAGTAATCTCACTTTTCAATGGGCCGACAGGACGAATGTCTTCTATTCAGAGTCCCCTGCGGAACAAATTATTGCAGCAGTTAAGCACCCTAGGACGAAACCTTTTTTCGGTCGAAAATTCGACCCGATTCTTTGTTCATAATAGAGAAAATAGTGAAATCATTCTGAATCGGAATTGACAACCGGTCCTCAATAGGCGATTATGATGCGGTTAGCCTCAAAACGATTGCCGTTACTGCATTCGTGTTCCAATTAAAGAATTACTGTAACAAGCCCCTGACCGGCCGCTTAATCTCACTTTCGGGTCAGGAGCCGCACTCTTGCTGGAGGAGACTCTTGCGATCATTTCTTTGGCTGAAGCAAACACACCTGAGTAGTTAACGGAGGTAAATCCATGGGTGATGGAGAGCGAAAAATTCTGGTCGTAGGTGGCGGGATAAGCGGAATGACCGCAGCTATCGAAGCCGCCGAAACCGGAGCGGAAGTAGTTCTTGTAGAGAAAAACCCGTATCTCGGCGGCCGCGTGGCTCAGCTTAATCAATATTTTCCCAAGCTGTGCCCCCCTTCTTGCGGACTGGAGATCAATTTCAGGCGCATTAAACAGAATGCGAACATTACGTTTCACACCCTTGCAGAAGTGCAGTCGATTTCCGGAGGACCGGGAAATTACGAAGTGACGGTCGCAATTCAGCCGCGGTATGTAAACGACAACTGCACAGCATGTGGAAAATGTGCTGAAGTCTGTGAAACCGAAGTGCCGAACGGTTTGAACTATGACATGGATAATGTGAAAGCCGCACGTTTGCCCCATGCAATGGCATTTCCGTTCAAGTACATGATTGCTCCTGAAATCATCGGCACGGATGAAGCAACGAAATGCGCAGAAGCATGTCCTTATGGTGCAGTTGACCTTACCATGCAGCCGACCACGCTGACTTACAACGTTGGAGCGGTAGTATGGGCCACCGGCTGGGATCCGTACAACGCTGCTAACGTGGATTACCTCGGTTTCGGAAGTATCCCCAATGTCATCACCAGCGTTATGTTCGAACGTCTAGTGTCTCCCGGCGGTCCCACAGGCGGCAAACTCCTGAGGCCTTCTGATGGGAAAGAAGTAAAGAGCGTTGCTTTTGTGCAGTGCGCAGGTTCACGAGATGAGAACCATCTGAAATACTGTTCCGGCGTTTGCTGTCTGGCCTCCTTGAAACAAGCCACGTATCTCCGGGAACGAGTATCTGACGGAAATGCATTCATCTACTATATAGACGTCCGAGCGATGGGAAAATACGAGGATTTCTATCTCAAGGTCAAACAGGATGAAAATATCGTCCTGACCAAAAGCAAAATAGCCCGCATTACTCCGGACCCAGAAACAGGCGGAGTCATTGTGGAAGGCGAAGACATCGGGCGTGGAGCAATGGTGAAGCAGAAGGTGGATCTCGCGGTCCTGGCTGTGGGCATGGTCCCTGGTACAGCCTCCGTGAAGCCCTCCCTCGAGATGGAATACGATGATTTCGGATTCGTCACCGCATCCGGCTCTTCGGGAATAATACCCGCAGGGTGTGTGAAAGCGCCCATGGAGGTGGCTGCTTCCCTGCAGGACGCGACAGCGGCGGCTCTTAAAGCGCTACAGTGCAGCATGGGGAGGTAAATGTTTATGGATCAGAAAATCGGTGTTTATATTTGCTCTGGCTGCAATATTGGAGAATCCATAGACGTGGACGCCCTCTCCTCAGTGGCCAACGAATTTTCCATAGCGAAATGCGAATCCAATCCTGCGCTGTGCGGCGAGGAAGGACTCGCTCTCATAAAGAAGGATGTTGAATCCGGAGAAGTGAACAGCGTTCTTATCGCTGCGTGTTCAGGCCGAGTCAAAACCGACGTCTTCTCCTTCGATCCCATGACCACTATTCTCGAAAGAGTGAATATTCGGGAACACGTTGCATGGTGTCAGCCCGCAGGCGCAGAAGATACCCAGATGATGGCTGAAGACTACATGCGCATGGGCATCACCAAGGTTGAGAAGACCACGCTGCCGAAACCCTATATCGAGGAAACGGACAAAACCATTCTGGTCATCGGCGGCGGTGTGAGTGGCATGCAGGCAGCGCTCGAGGCGGCTCGGGCAGGCTATCAGGTAAAACTCGTCGAAAAGGAACCGGAACTCGGCGGAAAGATGAGCACCTGGTACAAAAATACACCTCTTGGCGCACCCTACCAGGATCTTTCTGAAATTACCGTTCAGCAAACCATAGATAGTGTCAAAGCGAATTCCAATATATCGGTGTTCACCGGCACCACCACAGAGAAGATCAGCGGCGCTCCCGGAATGTTCGACGTCACGCTGAGCAACGGCGCAGGCACTCAGAGAATCGGGTCAATCGTGCTGGCGGCAGGATGGAAGCCGTACGATCCTTCAAAGCTGGAGCACCTCGCATACGGCAAATTCCCGGATGTGATCACAAGCGTGCAGATGGAAGAAATGGCCAAGAACGGCAAGATCACCTGTCCGTCTGACGGTTCGGAGCCTTCGGTAGTAGCGTTTGTGCAGTGTGCCGGTTCACGCGACGAAAATCACCTTCCTTACTGCAGTGCAGTTTGCTGCAGGGTGTCACTCAAACAGGCGGAGTACGTAAAAGAGCAGAATGAAGAGAACAAAGTCATCGTTTTCTACAAAGATATGCGTACTCCCGAACAGCATGAAGAGTTCTATCGAAAGGTCCAGAAAGACGGTGTGGTATTTGTCAAGACCGACACCGCCAATATTGCCATAGCAGAAGGATCGGAACGGAAGCTCAGTATAGAAGCGACGGACGAGTTGCTGAACGAGCCTGTCATGATGGAGGCCGATCTTATCGTTTTGGCGACAGGAATGCAGCCTGCCGTATTGGACGATCCGATTCTCAATCTGGAATATCGCCAGGGTCCGGCATTACCGGATCTCAAATACGGTTTTCCGGATTCCCATTTTGTTTGCTTCCCCTATGAGACCCGCCGAACCGGCATTTATACCGCAGGCTGCGTAAGGCAGCCCATGACTGCCACCCGCTCTGCAAATGACGGCGCTGGTGCAGCTCTGAAAGCTATTCAGTGCGTAGAAATGGTGTCCCAGGGCAAAGCCGTGCATCCGAGAGCCGGGGATTTGTCCTATCCGGAGCTGTTCATTCAGCGATGTACCCAGTGCAAACGTTGCACTGAGGAATGCCCGTTCGGCATGTACAACGAAGACGTCAAAGGGACTCCTCTGCCGCATCCTACCCGATGCCGAAGATGCGGAATCTGCATGGGGTCATGTCCGGAACGCATTATCTCCTTCAACAACTACTCCGTGGATATGATCGGCTCCATGATCAAATCCATAAACGTGCCCGACGAGTACGACGAGAAACCCCGAGTGATAGGGCTCATTTGCGAGAACGACGCGTATCCTGCGCTGGACATGGTTGGAATCAACAAGCTTCAGTATCCGCCCTGGGTTCGCTTCATTCCGGTCAGGTGTCTGGGATCCGTGAACCTCGTATGGATCGCAGATGCGCTCTCGAAAGGAATTGACGGTATCGTCCTGTTCGGATGCCGATATGGTGATGATTACCAGTGCCATTTCATCCAGGGCAGTGAGCTTGCGAACACCAGAATGAGCAAAATCAAGGAAACCTTGGACCGGCTGGTGCTGGAATCCGATCGCATCAGGTTCGAGCAGATCGCCATTGATGATTACGGCAAGATACCGACTATTCTGGAAGAGTTCGCAGCCAAGCTGGAGGAACTTGGGCCGAATCCGTACAAAGGATTCTGAGCGGCAATTCGAGCGAGTAACCACGGCCGTTACGGCTTAAAAATACCGAGGCGGCGGGCTTTTGCCGGACAGAGGGAAATTAGATCCCCAGTTCCGGTCACCCCTCCGCCACGAGTTCCAATCAGGAAAACAGAATGGAAACACGAGTACCTTTTCTTGAAGTGAGCGATGCGATTGTGGCATCCGGAGCGGACACTCTGTACTGGTGCATGCAATGCGGTCTGTGCACCGGCACGTGTCCATATCGTCTTGTGCCGGGCGAGGCTTCGGAGCAGTTCAATATACGGTGGGTTCAGCGACTCGGACAGCTCGGTCTCGAAGGATTCGAATCCGAAAATTGTCTGTTCGCCTGTACCACCTGCAGGGCGTGCATGGATCGTTGCCCTCGTGGCGTTGACATTATCGGTAACGTGAGGGGCATGCGTGGTATGCTGGCCGAGGTCGGCACGATTCCGCCAAGCCTGAAGCCCATTGCAGGAAGCCTCCATTCTCAGGGGAATCCCTGGTCAGGCGATCGCGGCAAACGTATCGATTGGACGAAGGACATCGATGTCCCGACCTTTTCTGAAGGCACCGAGTATTTCCTGTCGGTATGTTGCACCTCCTGCTACGACATGCGCAGCCAGAAGATCGCCAAGTCGGTTGCCAAAGCGCTCACCGCTGCAGGGATAAGTTTCGGCATCATCGGGAACGAAGAGAGCTGCTGCGGAGAATCCATCCGTAAGATCGGCGATGAAGCGCTTTTCCAGAAGCTCGCACAGTCAAACATCGAGCTGTACAACAGCAAGGGCGTGAAGAAGATCATCGTTACTTCCCCGCATTGCCTGTACACGTTCAAGAACGAGTATCCCGAGCTTGGCGGAGAGTATGAAGTGTATCATTACACAGAAATACTTGCTCAGGCGCTTGCAGGCGGGAAGCTGAAGCTCCAGGGAGACGCAGCCGGAACCGTGGCCATGCACGATCCATGTTATCTTGGCCGTCACAGTGAAGTGTACGACCCGCCTAGGCAGTTGATCGAGGCGGTTCCCGGTGCAGAGCTGAAAGAGCTTTCCAGAAACAAGAAAGATAGCGTGTGCTGCGGCGGTGGGGGCGGCCGAGTGTGGATGGAAACCAAAGCGGGCGAACGGTTCGCGGAACTCCGTATTCAAGATGCGGTTGATTCAGGCGCGAACACTCTGGTGACCTCCTGCCCGTACTGCATCACCATGCTGGAAGATTCCTGTAATGTTATGGGCAAAACCGATCAGCTCCGCGTGATCGATCTTTCCGAACTCATAGCCGAAAAATTGTAAGTCTAATCTCTTATTGGATGCCGGGAAGTCTCTCGTTGCGGAGATTTCCCGGGTTACCATTAAAATTCTACCTTTTACGTTTGCTTCTAAACAATTTTTGTTCTTCGAATATTGTATTTAATTGGTCATACTGTACTTTTGTTCAATGTTAAAATGTGACGATCGCGCTCTCAATGCTTTGTTTCTCAATAAATGTAACCATTTACTGAAGAACCGATCAGAAAAATAGACCGGACCCGGAGCCAATTTTTTTTCTTGACATCGAATTGCACCTCACTTACTGTCCATTAAACGGTTCAGTATTGATGTCTCCCAGATTATGTCATGCGAGACATAAGCCCTTAATTGGCAATATATGCGGAGACATCTGCTGCCGGTTGTATGTGTTTGTGATTTGTTATGAGAGGCCGCCCTGGATGGGTTGCCTACCGATTCTCCTACATCAGTATTCGCGTCACGAATAAAGGGATAGTCGACCGATTTTCCCAGTAGGTCGAGTATTGCCATCAATTATGCGAGGACCGCTCTTCTGACAGCCATGCATAATTTTTGGTGCTACTTCGTGAACACATACTGTGTAGATTCAATTACGCGTTCTTAACCAAATCAAAGCTTGCTGCAATTGCCGGTGCTAGATGTAATTCGAACTGTACCAGTAACAACAATGTACTTACGTCTACAGTTCCATTCGTGCGGAGCAATCCGAGTGGAGTAAAAAAATGAACGGAATAAGGGCGCTGCAAAGCATCTCTTTTGCCCGGATCTGGGTTTTCGTTGTTCTTCTCCTTTGCGTAACTGCAAGCACGTTAACAGCAGCAACCCCGGACCGGAACAATACCCCGGACTCAGGCTACAATTCGACACAAACTCCGCAGGACTCAGCCGCAGCCTCGCTGCTCGAGGCCGCTCTGACGCTTCTGTTGAAGCACGGGTACTCTATCGAGGGCCCCGTCCAGGTGAGCAAGGTTGGACCTTCTTCCCTCACAATCTTCACAGGAAAAGCACAGAACGTGGAGATCCTTCTCGCCGAAAAAAGAGTGACAATCAAGAATTCCGAAAACAAAGACATGACTTTGAGCGAAATTAAACAATTTTCCAAAGTTTACATCTGCCGCAAAGGCGATGAAGTGGTCATTCTCGTGCTCCCGAACAAGGAGAGTAGAAATGCTTAAAGCGGCCTATCTTAGAGTGAAGCTCTTCCTGTCACTGGCGACAGCAGCATGCCTCATCATGGGAGGCGTTCAGAGCGATTCCTGGGCGAAGTATTCTTCCTGCAATGTCCCTCCGGTGGTTGGGGCTAATCCGAAGCCGAACGTCATGATTGTTATGGACTATTCCGGGAGTATGCAATTTCCCGCGTATTACGATGATGCGTACCAGAATAGTTATTATAGTAATGGTGTCGCAAACTGCTATTACGTCGACTCTGATGACGAACCTCGCGTTCTTAAGACATACGCTCCGTCGACGTCGTACTACGGACTCTTCGAATCGGATAAATATTACGTGTACGAGACCGATGCATCGGCAAGCACTGAATATTTTCGGTTGGCCAATCCTCAGCCGGTGAATCAATACGCTTTTTCTGCCGAATCCCAGGACGGTGGCTCAGGCACCATATGGTTCACAGCCGCCGGGCACAATTTTCAGGTGAACGATCTCGTCGCCTTTTACGACCTGACAAGTCACAAGAGTCTCAATGGGAATGCCTACACTGTGACCCAGGTCAGTGGTTCTCGCTTCAAAATTGCCCGACCCTGGAACGGCAAAGCTGATAAGGCAGTGGGATATGCAATCAAACGAATTTACGGGACATTGGCTCCAGGATCCACCACGGGCGTCAGCGGAAATATTCTCAATTTCGTGAACACTTCGCGAACCGATGCTGCACTCAAGGCGCTTATTGGCGGACGATCCGTATGCGACAATGACTATTGTTACTTGACGGGCCAGGGTGCACGGAGAAAATTCGGCGACACTGGAGATCTGAAGGCTGATTTTTACATAAGGCCGGCCGGAATAGTGAATACAAGCGGAGCCACGACCAATGCCGCGTATCCGGATAACTATAGTACCGGCACCTACTATAAAGATAGCGGCGATAACGACCGCGATCTCATAATGTCAATAACCGGCCAATACTCGGGATCGACGGCTGCGGGTAGCCGGTACGGGGACAGGTATTTTGAGGAATGGACATTCACGTTAACGAAGAAAACCAAAGTGATAATGAGTCTTGATGGATCGTGGCCGGGATATGATTATTTGTCCATATATTCGCAGCCTCTTTATAATAATGGAACCGGAGACACATACAGGGTTGCGTCGAATAGCGGCAATACGGCCAGGATATCCTCGACCCTGAACGCGGGCACCTATTACGTCCGTGCTTCGTACAATGACAATTCCACCAGTACCTCTTACAAGAAACCTTACACAATTAAATCCAACGTCCATTTGACTGCCTTTCAACTATCCGGATTCCAGCATCTTGGGGCGATGGGCAGCAAAATAGAAGCCATTCCATGGGCACGCGTGCGGGTGAGGCTGGAACCGGAAGGCACAATCAAAGACACCCGAAAAGGCGTTATTCAGCAGTCCTTTTCCCGGGTAAGGCTTGGATTCATGTACTACAAAGGAGTAAACGGTCACGAGGGAAAGATTCTTGTCGGGTGCGACAACGAGAGTATGGACAGACTGATCAAAGCACTCGAAGGAGTCGGGTCCGGTGACGGACTCGATTTCACCCAGGTTTATCCTTATTATGGGACGCCTACGGGAGAAGCAATGCGGGAAGCGTACGACTATTTCAGGCAGGCCAACTCGGGCGGGGAGAGCAATAGTACGTTCATTGCACCCAAAACCGCTAAGGACCCGTATTATGGAGCCGTTACAGGGTCCAATGCGATTCCGATACCCTGTAGGAAGAGTTTCGTTTTGCTCATCTCGGACGGTGAATGGAATGGATCGTTGGAACCGGTTTTCCCAACGAAACAGATGCATACTGAAGATCTTCGAACTGCTTCGGAATTCGCTGGTAAACAGAATGCCGATGTATATTCCGTGTTCGCCTTTTCGCAAAGTGTGCAGGGCTACAATTCGATGAAAACCATAGCCATGTTCGGCGGGTTCACCGACATTCCGAAAACAGCAGGATGCCCCACACCCGATCCCACGGCCGGTTATCCGTACCCGGTAACCTATGTATCAAATTACTTTGACAGTAAGACTGATTTACCGTGGCCCGTAGCGAACTGTAACCCTTCGGGAACATATAATGAATGTTACTGCAAGGAATGGGATACCGTTTGGGACAGAGATGAAGACGGTACCACAGAGCAGAAAGGATTGCCGGACAACTACTTTGAAGCGGACGACGGAAGAAAACTGGAAGAAGCTTTACTAAAGATCCTGGAAGGCGTTGCAGCAAGAACAGGGGCGGCAAGCGCAGTCGCCACCGTTTCGCAGGAAGTCCGTACCTCGGATATCATCGTACGCGGGGTTTTCGAAGCCGAAGATCCTCGAGAGGGTAGATCCGGATCCTATCTTTGGAAAGGACATCTCGAGGCATATTTTCCTTTCGCAGTTGACGACAAAGAGGTCTACGATTTTGAAATACCGGCAAACCAGGGAAAATTGTGTACCGAGATCAATTCGTTAAACTGCTGGGACGGCGGCCAGATACTTGCCTCCAATGTTCCGGTGGACTCCGCGGGCAGGAACATCTTCACGTGGGATCCTGTGGCAAAAAAACAAAAACTGTTTGACACCACAAACATCACGAAAGATGACCTCTACGGTGCTCAAAGCGGCAGCTATACGGATGCCCAAAGGCTGGCCCTGATTAACTGGGTAAGAGGGGAATCTCAGGACCTGCTACGAGATCGCGAAGGATGGAAACTGGGCGATATTGTGTATTCCACTCCCGTGATTGTAGGACCGCCTAGGCTCGGTGATGTTTCCCGGCGCGATCCGCACGTGAACAAATTTCTTCAGTACAGAGATAAACAATCAAAGCGGCCGAAAGTGGTCTACGTTGGTGGAAATGATGGAATGCTCCACGCGTTTCTCATGTCTACAACTGAGGATGGGCTCAACTGGAAGGTGAGAAGGAGTGAGGATGGGCAAATCGGAAAAGAGATTTGGGCCTACATTCCAAGCAATCTTCTGACCGAATTAAAAGAACTTGCAGCTCCGACCTACGGCTCCACAGGATGCAAACACAGAACCATGGTGGACCTCTCAGCGAGATCCTGGGAAGTGTACATGAAATCCGAGAAGTATTGCAGCGCCTCGGAAAAAGACGACAATGACCGGTGCTGGCGAACGGTAATCGTTGGCGGAGAGCGAGGCGGAGGCGATCTATACTTTGGTATAGATATCACCGATCCGTTTGATCCGCATGTGCTGTGGGAATATTCGATTCTTAAGAACCGTGTGGTTGTGGAGGCCGCAGCTTCGGGAACCGACCCAAATTGTGTCCAGCAATGTAGGAGTAATTGTCAAAACACGTGCCTTACCGAATATAACACCTGTTACGATGCTTGCCGGGACTGGGGTTGGTCCAAGAAGTACTGCCGCAATCTCTGTACTCCTGAGCAGACGACATGCCAGACCACGTGTGAAGCTGGATGTGATGCAAAATGTACACTCCCTCCAGGGGACTTCAAATGCTACGTGCCATTTCGTGACGCTTACGAGAGCATAAAACTGCTTCCCATGTCCTGGTCACAGCCCTATTTGGGACAAGTCAAAATTCCGCCTTCTGTAAAATTCTACGTGGGCGACCCAAATCCTGTCACTGGAGGTGGTCAACCTTCCAATTATGTCCAGTTCACCACCGGTACGGATAAGGATAACGACAAAAGAGCCGTAGTATTCATGGGTGGAGGAATTCACATTTTTGACAAGACATTTGCTACGGAGCCGACAACGATACCTGGACCCGGGACTCCCCCTACCCAGATTTCGATGGATCGTTTCAAACTCGCCCTCTTCTGGCCCTTCCTCCTCATGATGGACATTGAAACCGGCCAAAACCTGTTTGAGTATGTGTGGCCTGTAGTGCTGAACAAGAACATCAACAATTTCAACGTAAAGACTGCCGGATCAAATACGATTCCTTATGCAATGTCGGATCCCCTCTGCCTCGACATTTGGGATCAGGAAAATGACACTGTCGGAGATGACGGCTACATAGACCGAATATACGTCGGGGATATGAACGGTTACCTGTACGGAATAAAGTTTAATCTCGACGATCGTTTCCCGAATGCTACCACCACAAACTCGAATTTCGGGATGCAAGTGGAAATCTGGCCTACAAAGCCCATTTCGGGTGACGACCTGGGCACAGACGATTACCGATCCGGATTGCAGCCGATTACAGTATCACCGGTGGCAAGTATGGAACCAATTGACACGTCGACTATGCCGGCTCTCCGAGTAATCTTCGGAACCGGAAAGTACGACGATGTCATGGAAGCTGATTCCGACAAACAGGATACTGCGAGGATGACATTGTACAACTTGAGAGATCCTATTATAACAACAAGCGGAGGAGTGACGTACGGCCTTCCGGTCATTGATCCGACAAACTCTCATCAGGTGTACGATTCGACTCACACGACAAACTTCAGGGTGCAATTCATCCCGAGGTGCGGTTTGCCCAACAACATCGTCTCTTTCAACAACAACTGCAATTGGATGAAAAACGCA
The sequence above is a segment of the Desulfomonile tiedjei DSM 6799 genome. Coding sequences within it:
- a CDS encoding CoB--CoM heterodisulfide reductase iron-sulfur subunit A family protein, with product MGDGERKILVVGGGISGMTAAIEAAETGAEVVLVEKNPYLGGRVAQLNQYFPKLCPPSCGLEINFRRIKQNANITFHTLAEVQSISGGPGNYEVTVAIQPRYVNDNCTACGKCAEVCETEVPNGLNYDMDNVKAARLPHAMAFPFKYMIAPEIIGTDEATKCAEACPYGAVDLTMQPTTLTYNVGAVVWATGWDPYNAANVDYLGFGSIPNVITSVMFERLVSPGGPTGGKLLRPSDGKEVKSVAFVQCAGSRDENHLKYCSGVCCLASLKQATYLRERVSDGNAFIYYIDVRAMGKYEDFYLKVKQDENIVLTKSKIARITPDPETGGVIVEGEDIGRGAMVKQKVDLAVLAVGMVPGTASVKPSLEMEYDDFGFVTASGSSGIIPAGCVKAPMEVAASLQDATAAALKALQCSMGR
- a CDS encoding FAD-dependent oxidoreductase, which produces MDQKIGVYICSGCNIGESIDVDALSSVANEFSIAKCESNPALCGEEGLALIKKDVESGEVNSVLIAACSGRVKTDVFSFDPMTTILERVNIREHVAWCQPAGAEDTQMMAEDYMRMGITKVEKTTLPKPYIEETDKTILVIGGGVSGMQAALEAARAGYQVKLVEKEPELGGKMSTWYKNTPLGAPYQDLSEITVQQTIDSVKANSNISVFTGTTTEKISGAPGMFDVTLSNGAGTQRIGSIVLAAGWKPYDPSKLEHLAYGKFPDVITSVQMEEMAKNGKITCPSDGSEPSVVAFVQCAGSRDENHLPYCSAVCCRVSLKQAEYVKEQNEENKVIVFYKDMRTPEQHEEFYRKVQKDGVVFVKTDTANIAIAEGSERKLSIEATDELLNEPVMMEADLIVLATGMQPAVLDDPILNLEYRQGPALPDLKYGFPDSHFVCFPYETRRTGIYTAGCVRQPMTATRSANDGAGAALKAIQCVEMVSQGKAVHPRAGDLSYPELFIQRCTQCKRCTEECPFGMYNEDVKGTPLPHPTRCRRCGICMGSCPERIISFNNYSVDMIGSMIKSINVPDEYDEKPRVIGLICENDAYPALDMVGINKLQYPPWVRFIPVRCLGSVNLVWIADALSKGIDGIVLFGCRYGDDYQCHFIQGSELANTRMSKIKETLDRLVLESDRIRFEQIAIDDYGKIPTILEEFAAKLEELGPNPYKGF
- a CDS encoding (Fe-S)-binding protein; its protein translation is METRVPFLEVSDAIVASGADTLYWCMQCGLCTGTCPYRLVPGEASEQFNIRWVQRLGQLGLEGFESENCLFACTTCRACMDRCPRGVDIIGNVRGMRGMLAEVGTIPPSLKPIAGSLHSQGNPWSGDRGKRIDWTKDIDVPTFSEGTEYFLSVCCTSCYDMRSQKIAKSVAKALTAAGISFGIIGNEESCCGESIRKIGDEALFQKLAQSNIELYNSKGVKKIIVTSPHCLYTFKNEYPELGGEYEVYHYTEILAQALAGGKLKLQGDAAGTVAMHDPCYLGRHSEVYDPPRQLIEAVPGAELKELSRNKKDSVCCGGGGGRVWMETKAGERFAELRIQDAVDSGANTLVTSCPYCITMLEDSCNVMGKTDQLRVIDLSELIAEKL
- a CDS encoding pilus assembly protein is translated as MLKAAYLRVKLFLSLATAACLIMGGVQSDSWAKYSSCNVPPVVGANPKPNVMIVMDYSGSMQFPAYYDDAYQNSYYSNGVANCYYVDSDDEPRVLKTYAPSTSYYGLFESDKYYVYETDASASTEYFRLANPQPVNQYAFSAESQDGGSGTIWFTAAGHNFQVNDLVAFYDLTSHKSLNGNAYTVTQVSGSRFKIARPWNGKADKAVGYAIKRIYGTLAPGSTTGVSGNILNFVNTSRTDAALKALIGGRSVCDNDYCYLTGQGARRKFGDTGDLKADFYIRPAGIVNTSGATTNAAYPDNYSTGTYYKDSGDNDRDLIMSITGQYSGSTAAGSRYGDRYFEEWTFTLTKKTKVIMSLDGSWPGYDYLSIYSQPLYNNGTGDTYRVASNSGNTARISSTLNAGTYYVRASYNDNSTSTSYKKPYTIKSNVHLTAFQLSGFQHLGAMGSKIEAIPWARVRVRLEPEGTIKDTRKGVIQQSFSRVRLGFMYYKGVNGHEGKILVGCDNESMDRLIKALEGVGSGDGLDFTQVYPYYGTPTGEAMREAYDYFRQANSGGESNSTFIAPKTAKDPYYGAVTGSNAIPIPCRKSFVLLISDGEWNGSLEPVFPTKQMHTEDLRTASEFAGKQNADVYSVFAFSQSVQGYNSMKTIAMFGGFTDIPKTAGCPTPDPTAGYPYPVTYVSNYFDSKTDLPWPVANCNPSGTYNECYCKEWDTVWDRDEDGTTEQKGLPDNYFEADDGRKLEEALLKILEGVAARTGAASAVATVSQEVRTSDIIVRGVFEAEDPREGRSGSYLWKGHLEAYFPFAVDDKEVYDFEIPANQGKLCTEINSLNCWDGGQILASNVPVDSAGRNIFTWDPVAKKQKLFDTTNITKDDLYGAQSGSYTDAQRLALINWVRGESQDLLRDREGWKLGDIVYSTPVIVGPPRLGDVSRRDPHVNKFLQYRDKQSKRPKVVYVGGNDGMLHAFLMSTTEDGLNWKVRRSEDGQIGKEIWAYIPSNLLTELKELAAPTYGSTGCKHRTMVDLSARSWEVYMKSEKYCSASEKDDNDRCWRTVIVGGERGGGDLYFGIDITDPFDPHVLWEYSILKNRVVVEAAASGTDPNCVQQCRSNCQNTCLTEYNTCYDACRDWGWSKKYCRNLCTPEQTTCQTTCEAGCDAKCTLPPGDFKCYVPFRDAYESIKLLPMSWSQPYLGQVKIPPSVKFYVGDPNPVTGGGQPSNYVQFTTGTDKDNDKRAVVFMGGGIHIFDKTFATEPTTIPGPGTPPTQISMDRFKLALFWPFLLMMDIETGQNLFEYVWPVVLNKNINNFNVKTAGSNTIPYAMSDPLCLDIWDQENDTVGDDGYIDRIYVGDMNGYLYGIKFNLDDRFPNATTTNSNFGMQVEIWPTKPISGDDLGTDDYRSGLQPITVSPVASMEPIDTSTMPALRVIFGTGKYDDVMEADSDKQDTARMTLYNLRDPIITTSGGVTYGLPVIDPTNSHQVYDSTHTTNFRVQFIPRCGLPNNIVSFNNNCNWMKNATDADCCQSSCSSPCYKCIYDLRHPCTTSMNNCIFPTDSVTDKPGERIIGKPLLAGGTVFFTTYTPPHDACGFTGKGILYAFNYMCEAMEGNPFDTLDTVAVPGPGGVDNPAGYVAGEPVTGVPSRPVLDSRGENVIVQMSDGTLKRYKVDLGDNKPLQFRGWRAR